Part of the Actinomyces howellii genome, CGGTGGTCCTGGCCCTGCTGGCGGCGTCCTGACGAACTCATGCGTCGAACACGTCACTTTGAGCCCGACTACCTCGGTAAAAGTGACGTGCTCGGGACCAAGGTGACGTGTTCGATGACCGGGCGGACAACGGGTCCGCTGGCGCTACCCCGCTCTCCAGCACACCTGGGCCCGCCGCCGCCGTCTCTGGGACCGTCCACGACCAAGGCCGCCCTCTGCAGATCGGCCGGCTCGCCCGAGGACCCGTAGTCGATCGGGTCCTCCCGCCACCTACTGACCGCGATCCTGGAGGAGATCACCCTGACGACCACAAGCTGGACGACGCTCCGGGCCCGGTCGGCAGCGGCGCGCCTCAGGGGTCGACCCCCACCCTTGAACGTACGTGAAACTCGTTGTATATTTGTACGTGAAAGTTCCCGTACAAAGGAGCGGTGATGGCGGCCTCAGCACAACCAGGGACCGACAGGGCCCCGATCCGGCCTCAGCCCGGCAACGAACGAGACCCCGCCAACTTCGTCGGCCGGGAGGAGCCGACAAGACTCGCACGCGAGCGGCTGCTCGCGGGAGACAACCTGTGGCTGTCCGATCCCCGCCGCATCGGCAAGACCTACTGGATGCGCACCTTCGCCGCTCGGGAGGCGGGTTTCCAGGGCTACCTCATCAACTACGAAGGAGTGACAAGCGTCGATGAGTTCCTCACCCGGACCGCCGAGGAGCTCCACGGGTCCAGGAAACTGCCTGACAGAACCCGAAGGGTCCTGAGCACGGTCTTTGAGAACGTCGAGTCCGTCGGGATGCCGGGCGTCATCATCGTCAAGCCCTACCACCGCAGGACGCCACCGCTCACCTTGCTCACGAGCATCCTCGGCGCTCTCGACACCGACGACGGGCCCGTCCCCCTGGTCATGATGGACGAGGTCCCCATGGCGATTCGCAACATCGCACGCTCTGAGGACGCCTCGGCCGCCGCCGCGCTCCTCCAGACTCTGCGAGCCCTGCGTCAGGGTACGACACGGGTCCGCTGGATCGTCGCCGGATCCGTCGGCTTCCACCACGTCCTGCGGGATGCCGGTGGGGCATCCGGCGACCTCGCCGACCTCGCCTCCCTCGTCCTTGGTCCGCTTCCCGATCACGAGACCCGAGAACTCGCCCAGCGGCTTCTTCTGGGAATCAACCAGATGCCCTCGGACAGAACCGTTGAGGCCCTCGTCGAGGTCAGCGGCGGCATCCCCTTCCTCGCCCACAAGGTGGTCGGCATGCTTGGCCAGCGCAGCAAGGGCGCGGCAACGGCTCAGGACGTACGCGATTGCTTCGAGGACTTCATCGACTGTCATGAGGAGTTCGGCTGGTTCGACCACTTCACCCGACGAGTCGACCAGTACTACGGCGACCGGACCAGGCTCGCGCGAAAGACTCTTGATTCCGCCGTATCCTCAGAGCACCAGTGGGTCCCCCTGGCGAGCCTCGATGCAGCCGTCTTAGACGTGCTCGACGACCTCGTCGCCGACCACTACCTCGAAGTGAGCGGGCAACGAGTCCGCTGGCGCTACCCCGCCCTCCAGTACATCTGGGCCCGCCGCCGCCGTCTGTGGGACCGACCATGACATCCATCTCCCGTTTCACCCCCTCGACCATGCCCTCTGAGCTGCTCGAGCGGCTTTTCGTCGTCCGCCAACCAGTGCTTGAGGCGCTCATGGAACGCGTCGACGAGCTGGGGACGACGCCGAGCCCGCACCACACCCTGCTCGTCGGGCCACGGGGGGCCGGCAAGACGCACCTCATCTCACTCGTCTACCACCGCAGCCGGGCTCTGGCGGAGGCGGATCGGAACCTTCAACTCGCCTGGTTGCCCGAGGACCCGTGGACGATCGTGTCCTACCGCCACCTGCTGGCCGCGATCCTGGAGGACATCGAGCCGGGGGAGGACCTGCGCGCTCTCGGGCACGACGAGCTCGAGACGCGGCTGCGCATGTCCATCCAGCAGCGGGGACCCGTTGTTGTCCTGGCGGAGAACCTCGACCAGATCCTGGCCAATCTGGAGGAGATCGGGCAGCAGCGGCTCCGCCATGTTCTGCAAACCGATCGGGGCGTTCTGCTCATCGGCTCGACGACGCGGCTCGATCGCAACCTGTCGGATGAGACCAGTCCCTTCTTCGGGTTCTTCGACACCATCCGCCTCACACCATTCACCCCGGAGCAGGCACGCGACATGCTGGTCGCTCTGGCACGAGTGAGTGAGGATGAGGTCCTCGCGGAACGCCTGACCGAGGAGACCTCGCTCGCGCGCATCCACACCGTCACCCACCTTGCCGGCGGTCAGCCCCGGTTGTGGGCCCTGCTGGGCAGCGCACTGACCATCGACCAGCTTCACGAGCTCGTCGATCTGCTCCTGAGCCGCTTCGACGACCTCACCCCGTACTACCAGGAACAGCTCGCACGGTTGTCTCCCCAGCAGCGTCTCATCGTGGCCGAGCTGGCCGCGGCGGACCGTCCGCTGCCGGTCAAGGACGTTGCCGAGCGGATCCAGGGGGATCAGCGCAGCGTCGCCAAGGCCGTCAACGACCTCACCGACCGGGGATGGCTCGCTCCGACCTCGACGATCTTCGCAGATCTGCTCGACCGTCGTCGGACCTACTACGAGCTCGCCGAGCCCTTGGCCCGCTTGGCCTTCCAGATCAAGGAGTCCAGGGGGGAGCCGCTGCGCCTCGTCGTGGAGTTCCTCAAGAGCTGGTTCGAGCCCGACGAGCTTCTCAAGAGTCAAGGTGATCAGTACTGCCAAGCGGCACTCATCGCCCTCGAGCACGACGATGTCGCAGGGCTCACCCGTCGTCTCACGAGCCTGGGGGACTGGCGCGTGCCCTCGCTCAGGCTCCTGGGCCAGGTCGAGGACGCCGTGGCCGCGGTCTCGACCGGAGACGTTGACCCGGTCATGGCTCTGCCCAGCGCTCTGCGTCAGGCCATTGAGCACCGCGCCGGCCCAGCGCGCGATCTCGTGCCGATCCGTCTCACCCTCCTGGACTGTGCGCTGAAGGAGGTGGGTGAGGTTCCCCGCGACACGATCTCCCGGGAATGGCTGGCGCGCGCCGAACGCCTCGACGAGGAGGCGGGCACTCCTGCCAGCCGTCTCATGCTCGTCCGCTGGCTCGCCGCCTCCTGGTGCCTTGACGACGCGCAGGCCGCCCTGACGACGATCTCCTCACCAGAGGATCGGAGCAGTGCCATGAACGTGATTGCTCGGGCCATGTTGGCTGCTGGACGCCTCAATGAGGCCATCGACCTGTACGAGCAGACCCTCACCGACACCCAGCGCATCCTCGGCCCCAACCACCCCGACACCCTGACCACCCGCAGCAACCTCGCCTACGCCTACCAGGACGTCGGGCGCCTCGACGAAGCCACCGACCTGCTCGAGCAGAACCTCACAGACCACCAGCGCATCCTGGGACCCAGCCACCCCGACACCCTGGTAGCCCGCAGCAACCTCGCCTACGCCTACCACGATATCGGGCGCCTCGACGAAGCCACCGACCTGTACGAGCAGAACCTCACAGACCACCAGCGCATCCTGGGACCCAGCCACCCCGACACCCTGACCACCCGCAACAACCTCGCCACCGCCTACCGCAGCACAGGGCGCCTCAATGAGGCCATCGACCTGTACGAGCAGAACCTCACAGACCACCAGCGCATCCTCGGCGCTGACCACCCCAACACCCTGACCACCCGCAACAACCTCGCCACCGCCTACCAGGATGTCGGACGCTTCCAGGAGGCCATCGACCTGTACGAGCAGACCCTCACCGACCGCGAGCGCATCCTCGGCCCCAACCACCCCGACACACTGACCACCCGCGCCAACCTCGCCTATACCTACCGGACCGCCGGGCGCCTCGACGAGGCCATCGACCTGTACGAGCAGACCCTCACCGACACCCAGCACCTCCTGGGACCCAACCACCCCCGCACACTGGCCACCCGGCACAACCTCGCCACCGCCTACCAGGATGTCGGACGCTTCCAGGAGGCCGCTCGCCTTGAGGAGGGTGATCTGGACCAGGCAGGGTAGTCGGGAACCGAACCGACAGAGCGGCGGCTCAGGCCTCGCGCAGGTGCTCCTCGACGCGCTCGACCTTGGCGCTCATCTGCCCGGTCCAGCCCGGACGGATGTCGGCCTTGAGGACGAGGGCCACGCGCGGGCTGACCTCGGCCACCGCCTGGCAGGCGCGCTTGACGACCTCCATGCACTCGTCCCACTCGCCCTCGAGGGTGGTGAACATCGAGGTCGTCTCGCAGGGCAGCCCTGACTCCCGGCACACGCGCACCGCGCGGGCCACGGCGCGGGAGACCGAGCCCTCCGGGTCGTCTGAGGTGGTCGGGGACACGGAGAAGGCGACGAGCATGCCCTCAGCCTAGAGGGGAGGGCAGCGAGGGGCAGGAGCAGTCGTCGGCGGTCAGGGCGTAGCGTCGCCCCCATGGCACGAGCGCCCCACACCGGCTCCGACGTGACGATGACCGACGAGCAGAAGCACATCCTCGCCCTCCTGCTCATCCCCGCCTTCGCCTCCCTGCTCGCCGCGTCCTCGGTCAACGTCATCCTGCCCTCGCTGCGCGAGGACATGTCGGCCTCGACCACCGCGATCCAGTGGGTCGTCTCCGGCTACGCCCTCGTCTTCGGTGTCCTGCTCGTGGCCGCCGGTCGCGCGGGGGACCTCGTCGGGCGCGGGTGCCTGTTTGTGTCGGGCCTGGCCCTGTTCGGCCTGGGGTCCCTGGGGTCGGGCCTCGCCCCGACGATGACCTGGGTCAACCTGGCGCGCCTGCTCACGGGCATCGGCTCGGGACTGCTCAGCCCCCAGGTCTCGGGGATGATCCAGCAGTACTTCTCGGGCAACACCCGTGGCCGCGCCTTCGGCGTCTTCGGCGGCGTCATCGGGGTGTCCGTGGCGGTCGGGCCGGTCCTGGCCGGCGCCCTCGTCTCCCTCCTGGGGACCTCGTGGGGGTGGAGGGCCTCCTTCCTCGTCAACGTCCCGATCGCCCTGGTCGCGATCTGGGTCGCGCGTCGGGTCCTGCCCGCCTCGGCCTGGCGGGGCGCGGCTGGCTCCCCCCAGCCCGGCTCCCCGCAGACCCGCTCCCCGCAGACCGGCACCCCTCAGGCCGGCTCCCCTCAGGCCGGCTCCTCCGCCGCCCCGGAGGCGAGCGCCCGGCGTCGGGTCGACCTCGACGTCGTCGGCACGGTCCTCCTGACCGTCTCGACCCTGCTCGTCATGACGCCCTTCCTCGCCACGAGCACGACGAGCCTGCGTTGGCTCGCACTGCCCGCCGCGGGCCTGACCCTGACCGCCTGGACCCTGTGGGAGGCCGCCTACACGCGGCGCGGACGGGCGCCGATGGTCGACCTGACCCTGTTCACCCAGCGCTCCTTCGCCAACGGCTGCCTCATCTCCGCCCTCGTCTTCCTGGGAGGGACCTCGGTGTGGCTCGTCATCGCCCAGTACCTCCAGGCCGGTCTGGGCGTGTCAGCCATGGTCAGCGGCTCGATCGGGATCCCCGCGGCCCTGGCCAGCGCCGTCGTCGCCCCGCTCGTCGGTCGGCACGTCCTGCGCCTGGGACGGGTGCTCGTCCTCATCGGCCTCCTCGTGGCGATAGCGGGCCTGGCCGCCACGATGCTCGCCGTCCACCTCACCGCCACGACCGGGCTGAGCCACTGGTGGATGCTGGGCACGCTGTGCCTCGTGGGCCTCGGGCAGGGCCTTGTCACCTCCCCCAACCAGACGCTCACCCTCGTCGAGGTGCCCCTGCGCTACGCCGGCACCGCAGGAGGCGTCCTCCAGACCGGACAGCGCATCGGCGCCGCCATCGGGGTCACCGCGATCAGCTCGATCGCCTTCACCGTCTCGCAGGCCTCGGGCTGGGACCGGGCCCTGCGGCTCAGCTTCCTGGCCGTCATCATCAGCTTCGCCGCGGCCGCCGCCGTCGCGGTCCTCGACATGGTCGCGGCGCGGCGCGGCTGAGCCGGCCCGCGCGTGCCGCCTGAGGGCCTGCGGGACACGGGCCGGTACGATCAGGGGGTGACTGACGCGCAGCGCACGACCACCGCCCCCTTCGACGACGGCGCCACGTCCACCGCCGCCCCCGACCGCGAGATCCTCACCTGGGAGCTGTTCGGCACCGCCGAGCGCGAGCTGGCGGCGCAGATCGTCGCCTCGGGCTGGTTCCCCGACCTCATCATCGCCATCGCCCGCGGCGGTCTCATCCCCGCCGGCGCGATCGGCTACGCGATCGGCGTCAAGGCGATGGGGGCGATGAACGTCGAGTTCTACACCGACATCGGCAAGACCCTCGAGGAGCCGGTCATCCTGCCCCCGCTCATGGACGCCTCCGGGCTGCCGGGCAAGAAGGTCCTCGTCGTCGACGACGTCGCCGACTCGGGCAGGACGCTCAAGATGGTCATGGAGCTGCTCGGCCGCCAGGGCCTCGAGCTCGGCGGGCGCACGGTACGGGTCGACGCCCGCTCGGCGGTCATCTACCGCAAGCCGCGCTCGATCGTCGAGCCCGACTACTTCTGGCGCACGACCGACAAGTGGATCAACTTCCCCTGGTCGGTCCTGCCGGTCATCACCCCCGGGCTCCTGGCGTCGGCGGACCAGTCCGACGAGACCGCCTCGGCATGACCGGTCCCACCGG contains:
- a CDS encoding tetratricopeptide repeat protein; this translates as MTSISRFTPSTMPSELLERLFVVRQPVLEALMERVDELGTTPSPHHTLLVGPRGAGKTHLISLVYHRSRALAEADRNLQLAWLPEDPWTIVSYRHLLAAILEDIEPGEDLRALGHDELETRLRMSIQQRGPVVVLAENLDQILANLEEIGQQRLRHVLQTDRGVLLIGSTTRLDRNLSDETSPFFGFFDTIRLTPFTPEQARDMLVALARVSEDEVLAERLTEETSLARIHTVTHLAGGQPRLWALLGSALTIDQLHELVDLLLSRFDDLTPYYQEQLARLSPQQRLIVAELAAADRPLPVKDVAERIQGDQRSVAKAVNDLTDRGWLAPTSTIFADLLDRRRTYYELAEPLARLAFQIKESRGEPLRLVVEFLKSWFEPDELLKSQGDQYCQAALIALEHDDVAGLTRRLTSLGDWRVPSLRLLGQVEDAVAAVSTGDVDPVMALPSALRQAIEHRAGPARDLVPIRLTLLDCALKEVGEVPRDTISREWLARAERLDEEAGTPASRLMLVRWLAASWCLDDAQAALTTISSPEDRSSAMNVIARAMLAAGRLNEAIDLYEQTLTDTQRILGPNHPDTLTTRSNLAYAYQDVGRLDEATDLLEQNLTDHQRILGPSHPDTLVARSNLAYAYHDIGRLDEATDLYEQNLTDHQRILGPSHPDTLTTRNNLATAYRSTGRLNEAIDLYEQNLTDHQRILGADHPNTLTTRNNLATAYQDVGRFQEAIDLYEQTLTDRERILGPNHPDTLTTRANLAYTYRTAGRLDEAIDLYEQTLTDTQHLLGPNHPRTLATRHNLATAYQDVGRFQEAARLEEGDLDQAG
- a CDS encoding thiamine-binding protein, producing MLVAFSVSPTTSDDPEGSVSRAVARAVRVCRESGLPCETTSMFTTLEGEWDECMEVVKRACQAVAEVSPRVALVLKADIRPGWTGQMSAKVERVEEHLREA
- a CDS encoding MFS transporter, whose amino-acid sequence is MARAPHTGSDVTMTDEQKHILALLLIPAFASLLAASSVNVILPSLREDMSASTTAIQWVVSGYALVFGVLLVAAGRAGDLVGRGCLFVSGLALFGLGSLGSGLAPTMTWVNLARLLTGIGSGLLSPQVSGMIQQYFSGNTRGRAFGVFGGVIGVSVAVGPVLAGALVSLLGTSWGWRASFLVNVPIALVAIWVARRVLPASAWRGAAGSPQPGSPQTRSPQTGTPQAGSPQAGSSAAPEASARRRVDLDVVGTVLLTVSTLLVMTPFLATSTTSLRWLALPAAGLTLTAWTLWEAAYTRRGRAPMVDLTLFTQRSFANGCLISALVFLGGTSVWLVIAQYLQAGLGVSAMVSGSIGIPAALASAVVAPLVGRHVLRLGRVLVLIGLLVAIAGLAATMLAVHLTATTGLSHWWMLGTLCLVGLGQGLVTSPNQTLTLVEVPLRYAGTAGGVLQTGQRIGAAIGVTAISSIAFTVSQASGWDRALRLSFLAVIISFAAAAAVAVLDMVAARRG
- a CDS encoding phosphoribosyltransferase yields the protein MTDAQRTTTAPFDDGATSTAAPDREILTWELFGTAERELAAQIVASGWFPDLIIAIARGGLIPAGAIGYAIGVKAMGAMNVEFYTDIGKTLEEPVILPPLMDASGLPGKKVLVVDDVADSGRTLKMVMELLGRQGLELGGRTVRVDARSAVIYRKPRSIVEPDYFWRTTDKWINFPWSVLPVITPGLLASADQSDETASA